One window of Botrimarina mediterranea genomic DNA carries:
- a CDS encoding sugar porter family MFS transporter, giving the protein MSPSASQMRFLWAICLVAAMGGLLFGYDWVVIGGAKPFYEVYFGIADDAFQQGLAMSTALVGCLFGAAVSGALTDRYGRKPLLIVAAFLFTISAVWTALAYSLLSFNLARFIGGVGIGLASNLSPMYIAEVSPASHRGRFVSINQLTVVIGILAAQLVNWGIAFGVPEELAGDTLRASWYGQSAWRWMFAAETLPAAAFFVLMFFMPESPRWLVKAGREEEAAGALRRLGGEEMARREIADIRRALAEDDSQATYAELLRPDRLRVLTLGVGLAVLQQWCGINVIFNYAQEVFSAAGYGVNDVMATIVLTGVVNLVFTLLAVATVDRLGRRPLMLSGSIGLAIIYTALGAAYHFDSRGMHMVLLILAAIACYAMTLAPVTWVVISEIFPTRIRGAAVSVAVMALWIACTVLTFTFPYLNRGLGPDGTFWLYAAICAAGALFVWRRLPETKDLTLEEIERQMAQGEPSEDDALTWSAAP; this is encoded by the coding sequence ATGTCCCCGTCCGCTTCACAGATGCGATTCCTGTGGGCCATCTGCCTGGTGGCGGCGATGGGCGGCCTGTTGTTCGGCTACGACTGGGTCGTCATCGGCGGCGCCAAACCGTTCTACGAGGTCTACTTCGGCATCGCCGACGACGCTTTCCAGCAAGGCCTCGCGATGAGCACCGCGCTCGTCGGTTGCCTCTTCGGCGCCGCGGTCTCCGGCGCGCTGACCGACCGCTACGGCCGCAAGCCGCTGCTGATCGTAGCCGCCTTCCTCTTCACCATCAGCGCAGTTTGGACGGCGCTCGCCTACAGCTTGCTGTCCTTCAACCTTGCCCGCTTCATCGGCGGCGTGGGCATCGGCTTGGCGTCGAATCTGTCGCCAATGTACATCGCCGAGGTGAGTCCCGCTTCGCACCGCGGGCGGTTCGTCTCGATCAACCAACTCACCGTCGTCATCGGCATCCTCGCCGCCCAACTCGTGAACTGGGGCATCGCGTTCGGCGTGCCCGAAGAACTGGCGGGCGACACGCTGCGTGCATCCTGGTACGGCCAATCGGCGTGGCGCTGGATGTTCGCGGCGGAGACCCTGCCCGCCGCCGCATTTTTCGTGCTGATGTTCTTCATGCCCGAGAGCCCGCGTTGGCTCGTAAAGGCGGGACGCGAAGAAGAGGCCGCCGGCGCCCTGCGACGCCTCGGGGGCGAAGAGATGGCCCGCAGGGAGATCGCCGACATCCGCCGCGCGCTCGCCGAAGACGACTCGCAAGCAACTTACGCCGAGCTCCTCCGGCCCGATCGCTTGCGCGTGCTGACGCTCGGCGTCGGCCTCGCCGTCCTCCAGCAGTGGTGCGGCATCAACGTCATCTTCAACTACGCCCAAGAGGTCTTCTCGGCGGCGGGCTACGGCGTCAACGACGTCATGGCGACCATCGTGCTGACGGGCGTCGTGAACCTCGTCTTCACGCTGCTGGCGGTCGCCACGGTCGATCGCCTCGGCCGCCGCCCGCTAATGCTCAGCGGCTCGATCGGGCTCGCGATCATCTACACGGCGCTCGGCGCCGCCTACCACTTCGACAGCCGCGGCATGCACATGGTGCTGCTGATCCTCGCCGCGATCGCTTGCTACGCGATGACCCTGGCGCCGGTAACGTGGGTCGTCATCTCCGAAATCTTCCCCACCCGCATCCGCGGCGCCGCCGTATCGGTCGCGGTGATGGCGCTCTGGATCGCCTGCACGGTGCTGACGTTCACGTTCCCCTACCTCAACCGCGGCCTCGGCCCCGACGGCACGTTCTGGCTTTACGCCGCCATCTGCGCGGCGGGCGCCCTCTTCGTCTGGCGCCGCTTGCCCGAGACGAAGGACCTGACGCTCGAAGAGATCGAACGCCAGATGGCCCAGGGCGAACCGAGTGAAGACGACGCCCTTACCTGGAGCGCAGCGCCGTGA
- a CDS encoding DUF5107 domain-containing protein, which produces MADRDFSAKALAWREQVVIPTYEAGAPDPNPFFLEKRVYQGSSGAVYPFPVVESVSNEPTERAYDAVFIENEYLKVMVLPELGGRIQMALDKTNDYHFVYYNRVIKPALVGLAGPWVSGGIEFNWPQHHRPSTFHTVDYDFEEGADGSWTVWCHEIDRMVGTRGAHGLRLYPGKAYIEILGRVSNRTPLPETFLWWANPAVHVDANHQSIFPPDVTAVMDHGKRDTSSFPIATGTYYKIDYAPGADISRYANIPVPTSYMAHHSDYNFVGSYDHGRQAGLLHVASHHVSPGKKQWTWGCGEFGAAWDRQLTDEDGPYIELMCGVYTDNQPDFTWLSPGEEKAFTQFFMPYKGVGVIKNATTDAAVGLEVEGDRATMRVYVTSPQQGAKVALIARSQTLLEETFDADPSVWRDFTASLPEGTDPSRLTVTVFDAAGRKLVGYRPTNVDNTPPEPAKPIGKPSEITSNEALYLAGMHLEQYRHATRRPEDYFREALRRDPEDQRCNLALGRTHFRRAEYAAAEECFHAAIRRATKHNPNPLDGECHYNLGLALAAQGRADEAEDAFWKSTWRTECQDAAYFELGRIAAGKRDWPEAESVLRRCLERNANHHQATHLLCFVLKSADRREAMLELAGVELARDPFNFGVLFEKALATGDWEAFDLRVGLSSHNHLELANDYLSAGALQRTTAVLQRLLQRTDNQPDSSLVHYYLADIAATEGDAEAAMYHGMTGATAPRGSFFPNRRSDLRVLQNHVERLPNDAQAWCDLGNVLYGKRRYDEAIRAWEEARDLSPEFAQPRRNLGLAYFNKRHDAAGAWRMLEEAYRLNTDDARVLYELDQLAKRLNHTPESRLARLQSHGEAVAKRDDLTIELATLLNLLGRHDEALSVVLGRKFHPWEGGEGKVTTQYVLALTELAIQAINDSDAKKAIDLLQRALERPDSLGEGKLAGAQENNVHYWLGVASRNLGREDEATHWFNLAACGLAEPTSAQFYNDQPPEMIYYQGLALRALGRENEATSRFEKLVAFGEEHLDDEPTIDFFAVSLPDFLVFDADLAAKNELHCRFMMALGWAGLNDDRSAGEAQDRILRLDRSHLGAMAHIKGAPVKTATANPHPSVAS; this is translated from the coding sequence ATGGCTGATCGAGATTTTTCTGCAAAGGCTCTGGCGTGGCGTGAACAGGTCGTGATCCCGACCTACGAGGCCGGCGCGCCCGACCCCAACCCGTTCTTCCTGGAGAAGCGCGTCTATCAGGGGAGCAGCGGCGCCGTGTACCCCTTCCCCGTGGTCGAGAGCGTCTCCAACGAGCCAACGGAGCGTGCGTACGACGCCGTCTTCATCGAGAACGAGTACCTCAAGGTGATGGTGCTGCCCGAGCTTGGCGGGCGGATTCAGATGGCGCTCGACAAGACGAACGACTACCACTTCGTCTACTACAACCGCGTCATCAAGCCCGCGCTGGTGGGCCTCGCCGGGCCCTGGGTCAGCGGCGGCATCGAGTTCAACTGGCCGCAACACCACCGGCCGAGCACCTTCCACACCGTCGACTACGACTTCGAAGAGGGCGCCGACGGTTCGTGGACCGTCTGGTGCCACGAAATCGATCGCATGGTCGGCACGCGCGGCGCCCACGGCCTGCGTCTCTATCCGGGCAAGGCGTACATCGAGATCCTCGGCCGCGTCTCCAACCGCACGCCGCTCCCCGAGACGTTCCTCTGGTGGGCAAACCCCGCCGTCCATGTCGACGCCAACCACCAATCGATCTTCCCTCCCGACGTCACCGCGGTGATGGACCACGGCAAGCGCGACACGAGTTCGTTCCCAATCGCCACGGGGACGTACTACAAGATCGACTACGCCCCCGGCGCCGACATCAGCCGTTACGCCAACATCCCAGTGCCCACGTCCTACATGGCGCACCACTCGGATTACAACTTCGTCGGCTCGTACGATCATGGCCGGCAAGCGGGCCTGCTGCACGTCGCCAGCCACCACGTCTCGCCAGGCAAGAAGCAGTGGACATGGGGCTGCGGCGAGTTCGGCGCCGCGTGGGACCGCCAGCTCACCGACGAGGACGGTCCGTACATCGAGCTGATGTGCGGCGTCTATACCGACAACCAGCCCGACTTCACCTGGCTCAGCCCCGGTGAAGAGAAGGCGTTCACGCAGTTCTTCATGCCGTACAAGGGAGTCGGCGTCATCAAAAACGCCACCACCGACGCCGCCGTGGGCCTTGAAGTCGAAGGCGACCGCGCGACGATGCGAGTCTACGTCACCTCGCCCCAGCAAGGCGCTAAGGTCGCGCTTATCGCGCGGTCGCAGACACTGCTCGAAGAAACCTTCGACGCCGACCCGAGCGTCTGGCGTGACTTCACCGCATCGCTTCCCGAAGGAACTGACCCCAGCAGACTTACCGTCACCGTGTTCGACGCCGCGGGCCGCAAGCTCGTCGGTTATCGGCCCACCAACGTCGATAACACCCCGCCCGAACCCGCCAAACCGATCGGCAAGCCGAGCGAGATCACCTCGAACGAGGCCCTCTACCTCGCCGGCATGCATCTCGAGCAGTATCGCCACGCGACGCGACGGCCCGAGGATTACTTCCGCGAAGCGCTCCGCCGCGACCCCGAGGACCAGCGTTGCAACCTGGCCCTCGGCCGCACGCACTTCCGCCGCGCCGAGTACGCCGCCGCCGAAGAGTGCTTCCACGCCGCCATCCGACGGGCGACGAAGCACAACCCGAATCCGCTCGACGGCGAGTGCCACTACAACCTCGGCCTGGCGCTCGCCGCCCAAGGCCGCGCGGACGAAGCCGAGGACGCCTTCTGGAAGTCCACGTGGCGCACGGAGTGCCAGGACGCTGCTTACTTCGAGCTCGGCCGCATCGCCGCCGGCAAACGCGACTGGCCAGAAGCCGAGTCCGTCTTGCGTCGCTGCTTAGAGCGCAACGCCAACCACCACCAGGCAACGCACCTGCTTTGCTTCGTGCTCAAGTCAGCGGACCGGCGTGAGGCGATGCTCGAACTCGCCGGCGTCGAACTGGCACGCGACCCGTTCAATTTCGGCGTCCTCTTCGAGAAGGCGCTAGCAACCGGCGACTGGGAAGCCTTCGACCTCCGCGTCGGTCTTTCATCGCACAACCACCTCGAACTAGCGAACGACTACCTGAGCGCCGGCGCCCTCCAGCGGACAACCGCTGTGCTGCAACGGCTCCTGCAGCGGACGGACAACCAACCCGACTCGTCGTTGGTCCACTACTACCTCGCCGACATCGCCGCAACCGAGGGCGACGCCGAAGCCGCGATGTACCACGGCATGACTGGCGCCACGGCGCCGCGGGGGAGCTTCTTCCCGAATCGCCGCTCCGATCTGCGTGTCTTGCAGAACCACGTGGAGCGACTGCCGAATGACGCCCAGGCGTGGTGCGACCTCGGCAACGTCCTCTACGGCAAGCGCCGCTACGACGAAGCGATCCGCGCCTGGGAAGAGGCCCGCGACCTGTCGCCAGAGTTCGCGCAGCCGCGTCGCAACCTCGGCCTCGCCTACTTCAACAAACGTCACGACGCCGCCGGCGCGTGGCGGATGCTCGAAGAAGCCTACCGGCTCAACACCGACGACGCCCGCGTCCTCTACGAGCTCGACCAGCTCGCCAAGCGACTCAACCACACGCCCGAGTCGCGCCTCGCCCGGCTGCAATCGCATGGCGAAGCCGTCGCCAAGCGCGACGACCTCACCATCGAACTCGCAACGCTGCTCAACCTGCTCGGCCGTCACGACGAAGCCCTTAGCGTCGTCCTCGGCCGAAAGTTCCACCCGTGGGAAGGCGGTGAAGGTAAGGTCACCACGCAGTACGTGCTCGCCCTCACAGAGCTCGCCATCCAAGCGATCAACGACAGCGACGCAAAGAAGGCGATCGATCTCCTCCAACGAGCTCTCGAGCGCCCCGATTCCCTCGGCGAAGGCAAGCTCGCCGGCGCCCAAGAGAACAACGTCCACTACTGGCTCGGCGTCGCCTCCCGCAACCTCGGCCGCGAAGACGAAGCAACCCACTGGTTCAACCTCGCCGCTTGCGGCTTAGCCGAACCCACCTCCGCCCAGTTCTACAACGACCAGCCCCCCGAGATGATCTACTACCAAGGCCTCGCGCTGCGGGCCCTGGGCCGGGAAAACGAAGCCACGAGCCGTTTCGAAAAACTCGTCGCCTTCGGCGAAGAGCACCTCGACGACGAGCCGACGATCGACTTCTTCGCCGTCTCGCTCCCCGACTTCTTGGTCTTCGACGCCGATCTCGCCGCGAAGAACGAGCTGCACTGCCGGTTCATGATGGCCCTCGGCTGGGCGGGCCTGAACGACGACCGCTCAGCAGGTGAAGCCCAGGACCGTATACTCCGGCTCGACCGCAGCCACCTCGGCGCCATGGCTCATATCAAAGGCGCCCCCGTCAAAACCGCAACGGCCAATCCCCATCCCAGCGTCGCCTCCTAA
- a CDS encoding ANTAR domain-containing response regulator — protein MSQSCRVAIADQQPQVLSFLRHTVEGLGHDVAAEATFGAALVEQCRDTLPDLIIASLDLPGENGIEVVRVIQELKPIPLIAMSATCTTATIDRAAECGAYAYLVMPIEASSLQAAITLTMRRFSELQASRHDADLARQAVQDRKAIERAKGLIMQRLGIDEPTAFRHLQTQARRTRKTLAALADSLLVSEQALSM, from the coding sequence ATGTCGCAATCCTGCCGAGTAGCGATCGCGGATCAACAGCCGCAAGTGCTGAGCTTCCTCCGCCATACGGTAGAGGGACTTGGGCACGACGTCGCGGCGGAGGCGACATTTGGCGCAGCGCTCGTCGAACAATGCCGCGACACATTGCCGGACCTGATCATCGCCAGCCTCGACCTGCCCGGCGAGAACGGGATCGAAGTCGTGCGTGTCATTCAAGAATTGAAACCGATACCACTCATCGCCATGTCGGCGACTTGCACGACGGCGACGATTGACCGGGCGGCCGAATGCGGCGCCTACGCGTACCTCGTCATGCCGATCGAGGCTTCGAGCCTGCAAGCGGCGATCACGTTGACGATGCGACGCTTCAGCGAACTGCAAGCCAGCCGCCACGACGCCGACCTCGCACGGCAAGCCGTTCAAGACCGCAAGGCGATCGAGCGAGCTAAGGGCCTCATCATGCAGCGGCTGGGGATCGACGAGCCCACCGCGTTCCGCCACCTTCAGACCCAAGCGCGGCGCACCAGAAAGACCCTGGCCGCCCTCGCCGACAGCCTGCTCGTCTCCGAGCAAGCGCTTTCGATGTAG
- a CDS encoding AAA family ATPase, whose amino-acid sequence MNAWIIAENDAVTSRIEEALRRQGHLCPAGSRVRLEALPSELDQLAVAKELVFFVVNRITPAHLESMRAVRTVIDDNALLVVVSGAADHATVLGAVRVGANDFLTINDQLEEELSRLFSRVHLTRRGRADKGYTVTVLPCQSSPDANVVAVNLAAAFASRATSCGLLDFHFRGGDLALLLKQTPRHTVIDLLTQRDAIDEPMLRQVVTAHDSGIQLLAGPTSLSDLTAIRPQTCEEVIALSQQMWPAVVINAEDALHAEQMRALSLSDDIVLAARLDIPSLHRADRQVEMLVEHQVARERVHMVVLGAGLAGEIPASAVKKVLQIAELRSIPDDPVALLRSVNLGNPLVLEQPGSKAAVALRQFAESLLSGPRSAGEAKPLTTFKAAATLAASAIPFCR is encoded by the coding sequence ATGAACGCCTGGATTATCGCCGAGAACGACGCCGTCACCTCGCGTATCGAGGAAGCGCTCCGCCGGCAGGGCCATCTTTGCCCGGCGGGCAGTAGGGTCCGTCTCGAGGCGTTGCCGAGTGAGTTGGATCAGCTCGCTGTTGCGAAGGAGCTCGTCTTCTTTGTCGTCAATCGCATCACCCCAGCACACCTCGAATCGATGCGTGCTGTCCGTACGGTGATCGACGACAACGCCTTGCTCGTCGTTGTTTCAGGCGCTGCGGATCACGCCACGGTGCTCGGCGCCGTGCGTGTCGGCGCCAACGACTTCCTGACCATCAACGACCAGCTCGAGGAGGAGCTCTCACGACTCTTCTCACGGGTCCACCTCACCCGGCGTGGCCGCGCGGATAAGGGGTACACCGTTACGGTCCTGCCCTGCCAATCCTCCCCTGACGCCAATGTGGTGGCGGTGAATCTAGCCGCCGCGTTCGCTTCGCGCGCAACGTCTTGCGGGTTGCTCGACTTCCACTTTCGCGGCGGCGACCTTGCGCTCCTGCTGAAGCAGACGCCCCGTCACACGGTGATCGACCTGCTCACGCAACGTGACGCCATCGACGAACCGATGCTGCGCCAAGTCGTCACCGCCCACGATAGCGGCATCCAGTTGCTGGCGGGCCCGACTTCGCTCAGTGACCTCACGGCGATCCGCCCCCAGACCTGCGAAGAAGTCATCGCGTTGTCGCAACAGATGTGGCCCGCCGTGGTCATCAATGCCGAGGACGCTCTCCACGCCGAGCAGATGCGGGCCTTGAGCCTCAGTGACGATATCGTGCTCGCCGCGCGGCTGGACATCCCTTCGCTGCATCGCGCGGACCGCCAGGTGGAGATGCTCGTCGAACACCAGGTGGCTCGTGAGCGGGTCCACATGGTGGTGCTCGGGGCGGGGCTCGCCGGCGAGATCCCCGCCTCGGCCGTGAAGAAGGTCTTGCAGATCGCCGAGCTGAGATCGATCCCGGACGACCCCGTTGCGTTGCTGCGCTCGGTGAACCTCGGCAATCCGTTGGTGCTCGAACAGCCCGGCAGCAAGGCGGCCGTCGCGCTGCGGCAGTTTGCCGAATCACTGCTGAGCGGCCCGCGAAGCGCCGGCGAGGCCAAGCCTCTGACGACTTTCAAAGCCGCGGCGACGCTCGCCGCCAGCGCAATCCCTTTCTGCCGTTAA
- a CDS encoding DUF5107 domain-containing protein: protein MSASLQRIRCESWDAYELANDTLRVVVVPALGGKIVSLSSRHSGREWLWRNPHLSLRTPATDARDFSAHDFGGWDEVFPTVSPCELAGTAWGDSTTSDHGELWRRPWSVVDESVNEDSSVSLSLSCELTEFGVTFTRRLTLAADAGRLLCDYTAENRASLPAPFIWAAHPLIAIRPSDAWSLPTGTRMKLGVALGIDAAPPGTEFEWPLLPLRTGENFDLRVVPDADAGYALKLFALRTPTMSLQSDNVDRLTLSLEGVAPNFALWLNYGGWSGADCPPYYNAGFEPTNVAYDSLADATRDSQAAVLTTGETQHWRLVVEAT, encoded by the coding sequence GTGAGCGCGTCGCTCCAACGCATCCGCTGCGAGTCGTGGGACGCCTACGAACTCGCGAACGACACGCTCCGCGTCGTCGTCGTCCCGGCGCTCGGTGGCAAGATCGTGTCGCTCAGCTCACGGCACTCGGGACGTGAATGGTTGTGGCGTAACCCGCACCTCTCGCTCCGTACGCCCGCGACCGACGCCAGGGATTTCAGCGCCCACGACTTCGGCGGTTGGGATGAAGTCTTTCCTACCGTCTCGCCCTGCGAGCTGGCTGGCACGGCTTGGGGCGATTCAACGACCAGCGACCACGGCGAGCTCTGGCGCCGACCCTGGTCCGTTGTCGACGAATCAGTGAATGAAGACAGCTCGGTTTCACTATCGCTAAGTTGCGAGCTCACCGAGTTCGGCGTCACCTTCACCCGACGCCTAACACTCGCTGCGGACGCCGGGAGACTCCTCTGCGACTACACGGCCGAAAACCGGGCCTCTTTGCCCGCCCCCTTTATCTGGGCCGCCCACCCGCTCATCGCGATCCGCCCAAGCGACGCTTGGTCGCTCCCGACCGGGACGCGTATGAAACTCGGGGTAGCGCTGGGTATCGACGCGGCGCCGCCGGGCACGGAGTTTGAGTGGCCGCTTCTCCCGCTCAGAACCGGCGAAAACTTCGATCTACGCGTCGTCCCGGACGCCGACGCCGGGTATGCGCTCAAGCTCTTTGCCTTAAGAACGCCAACGATGAGCTTGCAAAGCGATAACGTCGACCGGCTCACGCTGTCGCTGGAAGGCGTGGCGCCGAACTTCGCCCTCTGGCTGAACTACGGCGGCTGGTCGGGCGCCGACTGCCCGCCCTACTACAACGCGGGCTTCGAACCAACTAACGTGGCTTACGACAGCCTCGCCGACGCCACCCGTGACAGCCAAGCCGCCGTGCTCACGACGGGTGAGACGCAACACTGGCGACTAGTCGTTGAGGCAACGTAA
- a CDS encoding glycoside hydrolase family 95 protein, with the protein MRLLPLCVASATILFAATTHAHPTDYVLRYDRPAKDWQSEALPLGNGRLGCMVFGGVPRERLQFNEDSLWIGDESDTGAYQAFGDLFIEFDHRDHTNYSRRLDLRDAVYSQDYEADGVRYARQHFASNPAQVLVFRFTASKPGAYSGRLQLTDTHGAKIVANGNRITASGDLRGFVYGEEERRSPDQPQYRVALQYEAQALISHEGGEIAADGEGAITFKNCDSLTILLAAGTNYVADRSLGWTGAHPHERVARQIDAAAERTFDNLLEEHRRDYQSLFSRVSLDLGDTSESSKALTTDKRLEAYSSDAPDHDLEELLFHFARYLMISSSRPGALPANLQGIWNESNKPVWRCDYHSDVNTEMNYWFVDAANLSECFLPLADWLDSIREPRRDATFVELGKPGWALRAENGLFGGSTWQWSKGDAAWLAQNLWDHYAFTLDKDYLRDRVYPVQRDLCEFWLADLKELPTGELVSPLGFSPEHGPHEDGVSFDQQLVWDLFTNTIETTEALGVHEAFRDQLIQKRDRLLGPQIGRWGQLQEWMVDRDDPNDDHRHVSHMIAVHPGRQISPTTTPELAEAARVSLNARPDGSTGWSMAWKAAIWARLHEGDRAYQLVNRLFVDGAKLKANLDAGAELDRHAGGIMGNLLDSHPPFQIDGNFGYAAAVCEMLVQSHLGHVRLLPALPAAWNDGEFTGLCARGGFELDLRWRDGKPLTLTIRSRRGGEFRLLLHEGESVVNSDTSEALPQQDGYAAVRTEPGQTLHLQFRRRD; encoded by the coding sequence ATGCGACTGCTCCCGCTCTGCGTTGCCTCGGCGACGATCCTCTTCGCCGCGACAACGCACGCCCATCCCACCGACTACGTCCTACGCTACGACCGCCCCGCCAAAGACTGGCAGAGCGAAGCCCTGCCGCTCGGCAACGGCCGCCTCGGGTGCATGGTGTTCGGTGGCGTCCCGCGCGAGCGTTTGCAGTTCAACGAGGACTCGCTCTGGATCGGTGACGAGTCCGACACCGGCGCCTACCAGGCTTTCGGCGACCTCTTCATTGAGTTCGACCACCGCGATCACACAAACTATTCGCGCCGCCTCGACCTCCGCGATGCGGTCTACTCGCAAGACTACGAAGCCGACGGCGTCCGCTACGCCCGCCAGCACTTCGCAAGCAACCCAGCGCAGGTGCTCGTCTTCCGATTCACTGCCAGCAAGCCCGGCGCGTATTCCGGCCGCCTTCAACTCACCGACACCCACGGCGCGAAGATCGTCGCTAACGGCAATCGCATCACCGCCAGCGGCGACCTCCGCGGATTCGTTTACGGCGAAGAAGAACGTCGATCGCCCGACCAGCCGCAGTACCGAGTCGCCCTCCAGTACGAGGCCCAAGCTCTCATCTCGCATGAGGGGGGTGAGATCGCGGCCGACGGTGAGGGGGCGATCACTTTCAAGAACTGCGACAGCCTCACCATCCTGCTCGCCGCTGGCACCAACTATGTCGCCGATCGCTCGCTGGGTTGGACGGGGGCCCACCCGCACGAGCGCGTCGCCCGCCAGATCGACGCCGCCGCAGAGCGCACTTTCGACAACCTGCTCGAGGAGCACCGCCGCGATTACCAATCGCTCTTCAGTCGTGTGTCGCTCGATCTTGGCGACACCTCGGAGTCATCGAAGGCGCTCACGACCGACAAACGACTCGAAGCCTACTCGTCCGACGCGCCCGACCACGACCTCGAGGAACTGCTCTTCCACTTCGCGCGTTACCTGATGATCAGCAGCTCACGACCCGGAGCGCTGCCCGCCAACCTGCAAGGCATTTGGAACGAGAGCAACAAACCCGTCTGGCGTTGCGACTACCACTCCGACGTCAACACCGAGATGAATTACTGGTTCGTCGACGCCGCGAACCTCTCCGAGTGCTTTCTGCCGCTCGCCGATTGGCTCGACTCGATCCGCGAGCCGCGCCGCGACGCCACCTTCGTCGAGCTCGGCAAGCCCGGCTGGGCGCTCCGCGCTGAGAACGGCCTCTTCGGCGGCTCGACCTGGCAATGGTCGAAGGGGGACGCCGCTTGGCTCGCGCAGAACCTCTGGGACCATTATGCGTTCACGCTCGACAAGGACTACCTCCGCGACCGCGTCTACCCGGTCCAGCGCGACCTCTGCGAGTTCTGGCTGGCGGACCTCAAGGAGCTGCCCACCGGCGAACTCGTCTCGCCGCTCGGCTTCTCGCCCGAACACGGCCCTCACGAAGACGGCGTCTCGTTCGACCAGCAACTCGTATGGGACCTCTTCACCAACACCATCGAAACGACCGAGGCGCTCGGTGTTCACGAAGCGTTCCGCGATCAGCTCATCCAGAAGCGCGACCGATTGCTTGGTCCGCAGATCGGACGTTGGGGTCAGCTGCAAGAATGGATGGTCGATCGCGACGATCCCAACGACGACCACCGCCACGTGTCGCACATGATCGCGGTGCACCCGGGACGCCAGATCTCGCCGACCACGACGCCCGAGCTCGCCGAGGCCGCGCGGGTCTCGCTCAACGCCCGGCCCGACGGCTCGACCGGTTGGAGTATGGCGTGGAAGGCGGCTATCTGGGCGCGATTGCACGAAGGCGATCGCGCGTACCAACTCGTGAACCGCCTCTTCGTCGATGGCGCCAAACTCAAAGCCAACCTCGACGCCGGCGCCGAACTCGACCGCCATGCCGGCGGTATCATGGGCAACCTCCTCGACTCGCACCCGCCGTTCCAGATCGACGGCAACTTCGGCTACGCAGCCGCCGTCTGCGAGATGCTCGTCCAATCACACCTCGGCCACGTCCGACTGCTCCCCGCACTGCCCGCAGCGTGGAACGATGGCGAGTTCACCGGCCTCTGCGCCCGGGGCGGCTTCGAGCTCGACCTCCGCTGGCGGGATGGCAAACCGCTAACCCTGACGATACGTTCACGCCGTGGCGGCGAGTTTCGGCTCTTGCTTCACGAGGGTGAGTCGGTCGTCAACAGCGACACAAGCGAAGCCCTCCCTCAACAGGATGGCTACGCGGCGGTGCGTACCGAGCCCGGCCAAACGCTTCACCTGCAATTCCGCCGCCGCGACTGA
- a CDS encoding copper homeostasis protein CutC, with amino-acid sequence MPRQSILIEACVSSAADAAAAVEAGAHRIELCAALEVGGLTPSIGLIQRVSAAVSVPVMVMIRPRVGDFTPSDDEFVTMLADIAAAKRAGAAGVVFGLLTPNGEVDAPRTKLVVDAAEGLQTVFNRAIDFTPNPVAAATKLADLSVTRVLTSGGATTALEGAATIRQMAKQTADHLEILPGGGVRAANIASILEATGCRQLHLGPGIAEQGPILLNGPALTDTTTLSSGAHRKLDAAAFDKAIRTASSLAPDSNPKPTR; translated from the coding sequence ATGCCTCGCCAAAGCATCCTGATCGAGGCCTGTGTCTCGTCCGCTGCTGACGCGGCCGCCGCCGTCGAAGCGGGCGCTCACCGCATCGAGCTCTGCGCCGCGCTTGAAGTCGGCGGCCTGACCCCTTCGATCGGTCTCATCCAGCGTGTGTCCGCCGCCGTTTCGGTTCCCGTCATGGTGATGATCCGTCCCCGTGTCGGCGACTTCACGCCCAGCGACGACGAGTTCGTCACGATGCTCGCCGACATCGCCGCCGCCAAGCGCGCCGGCGCCGCGGGCGTCGTCTTCGGCCTGCTCACTCCCAACGGCGAAGTCGATGCACCTCGCACGAAGCTAGTTGTCGATGCCGCGGAAGGATTACAAACCGTCTTCAACCGCGCAATCGACTTCACGCCAAATCCCGTTGCGGCGGCTACGAAGCTAGCCGATCTTAGTGTGACACGAGTCCTCACGAGCGGCGGCGCGACCACGGCCCTCGAAGGCGCCGCCACCATCCGCCAGATGGCCAAGCAAACCGCCGACCACCTCGAGATCCTCCCCGGCGGCGGCGTTCGAGCCGCCAACATCGCCTCGATTCTTGAGGCGACCGGCTGCCGACAGCTTCATCTCGGCCCCGGGATCGCCGAGCAAGGCCCGATCCTTCTCAACGGCCCCGCACTGACCGACACTACCACCCTATCAAGCGGCGCCCATCGCAAGCTCGACGCCGCAGCGTTCGACAAGGCAATCCGTACGGCGTCCTCGCTCGCCCCCGACAGCAATCCCAAGCCAACCCGCTAG